From Streptomyces asiaticus, one genomic window encodes:
- a CDS encoding sensor histidine kinase — MTGVWWRRAVRTVVGRRTQLRWVHLVLGGALLMPYYLLTTVVFAMLAHGADPFTSLRWQLGTFASALPLAAPTALLPLVRPLEATAARSLCGLPESAELAAGPADSWDARARTALWYALHLAIGGLVSGLFLSLLPASALLVALPFTDDSYADGLGWPDAFGSTPTALAPLAGVALLAMLMGIAAAAGALLARCAPALLGPAPAERLAAAERRAARLASRNRLARELHDSVGHALSAVTLQASAARKVLDSDPDFAREALAAIEETTREAVGELDSVLGLLREEEAAPATAPSPTLMDLDGLLARTRAAGVAVELTAPGTLDRLPPVVSREAYRIVQEGLSNALRHAGRVPVRLRIAEDPKKVEITMENPVDGTTRARTAGGGRGLRGIAERVTLLRGTCAWDTVDGVWRLTVRLPVEASR, encoded by the coding sequence GTGACCGGGGTGTGGTGGCGGCGGGCGGTCCGAACGGTGGTCGGCCGCCGGACCCAGCTGCGCTGGGTCCATCTGGTGCTCGGTGGCGCCCTGCTGATGCCGTACTACCTGCTGACCACCGTGGTCTTCGCGATGCTGGCTCACGGTGCCGATCCCTTCACCTCGCTGCGCTGGCAGCTGGGCACCTTCGCCTCGGCCCTGCCGCTGGCCGCGCCGACCGCGCTCCTGCCGCTCGTACGCCCCCTGGAGGCCACCGCCGCGCGCTCGCTGTGCGGGCTGCCGGAGTCCGCGGAGCTCGCGGCCGGGCCCGCCGACTCATGGGACGCGCGCGCCCGCACCGCGCTCTGGTACGCGCTGCACCTGGCCATCGGCGGGCTGGTCAGCGGGCTCTTCCTGTCCCTGCTGCCCGCCTCGGCGCTGCTGGTCGCGCTGCCGTTCACCGACGATTCGTACGCCGACGGGTTGGGCTGGCCGGACGCGTTCGGCTCGACCCCCACCGCGCTGGCGCCGTTGGCCGGGGTGGCACTGCTGGCCATGCTCATGGGGATCGCCGCTGCCGCCGGGGCGCTGCTGGCCCGCTGTGCGCCCGCGCTGCTCGGCCCGGCCCCCGCCGAGCGGCTCGCCGCCGCCGAGCGGCGGGCCGCCCGGCTGGCCTCCCGCAACCGGCTCGCCCGCGAGCTGCACGACTCGGTCGGCCATGCGCTGAGCGCGGTGACCCTCCAGGCGAGCGCGGCCCGTAAGGTCCTCGACTCCGATCCGGACTTCGCCCGGGAGGCGCTGGCGGCCATCGAGGAGACCACCCGGGAGGCGGTCGGCGAACTCGACAGCGTGCTGGGCCTGTTACGGGAAGAGGAGGCCGCCCCGGCCACCGCCCCCTCCCCCACCCTGATGGACCTGGACGGGCTGCTCGCCCGCACCCGGGCCGCGGGCGTCGCCGTCGAGCTGACGGCCCCGGGCACGCTGGACCGGCTGCCGCCCGTGGTCTCCCGCGAGGCGTACCGCATCGTCCAGGAAGGGCTCAGCAACGCGCTGCGCCACGCGGGCCGGGTGCCGGTGCGGCTCCGGATCGCCGAGGACCCGAAGAAGGTGGAGATCACGATGGAGAACCCGGTGGACGGAACCACCCGGGCACGGACCGCCGGCGGCGGCCGCGGGCTGCGCGGCATCGCCGAGCGGGTCACCCTGCTGCGCGGCACCTGTGCCTGGGACACCGTGGACGGCGTCTGGCGGCTGACGGTCCGGCTCCCGGTGGAGGCGTCCCGGTGA
- a CDS encoding IclR family transcriptional regulator: protein MSAAETGGAQVKSAVRTVELLEFFAGRPGMHSLAAVQEAVGYPKSSLYMLLRTLVELGWVETDATGTRYGIGVRALLVGTSYIDGDEVVAAARPTLDRLSDDTTETIHLARLDGTNVVYLATRQSQHYLRPFTRVGRRLPAHSTSLGKALLATYSDEQVRKLLPETLSQLTEHTITDREKLIEELHLIREQGYAVDREENTLGLRCFGIAIPYRTPSRDAISCSVPVARLTPTHEQMIKDALFDARDRLTLATRRL, encoded by the coding sequence ATGTCAGCTGCCGAGACAGGCGGGGCCCAGGTCAAATCGGCGGTCCGCACGGTCGAACTGCTGGAGTTCTTCGCCGGGCGGCCCGGGATGCACAGCCTCGCCGCGGTCCAGGAGGCCGTGGGCTATCCCAAGTCGAGCCTCTACATGCTGCTGCGCACCCTGGTGGAGCTCGGCTGGGTGGAGACGGACGCCACCGGCACCCGCTACGGGATCGGGGTGCGCGCCCTCCTCGTCGGCACCTCCTACATCGACGGCGACGAGGTCGTGGCCGCCGCCCGCCCCACCCTGGACCGGCTCTCGGACGACACCACCGAGACCATCCACCTCGCCCGGCTCGACGGCACCAATGTCGTCTATCTCGCCACCCGGCAGTCGCAGCACTATCTGCGCCCCTTCACCCGCGTCGGCCGCCGGCTGCCCGCCCACTCCACCTCGCTGGGCAAGGCGCTGCTGGCCACGTACTCCGACGAGCAGGTGCGCAAGCTGCTGCCGGAGACGCTGAGCCAGCTCACCGAGCACACCATCACCGACCGCGAGAAGCTGATCGAGGAGCTGCACCTCATCCGGGAGCAGGGGTACGCGGTGGACCGCGAGGAGAACACCCTGGGCCTGCGCTGCTTCGGCATCGCCATCCCGTACCGCACCCCCTCGCGCGACGCCATCAGCTGCTCGGTGCCGGTGGCCCGGCTCACCCCCACCCATGAGCAGATGATCAAGGACGCCCTGTTCGACGCCCGGGACCGGCTCACCCTCGCGACGCGCCGCCTCTGA
- a CDS encoding aldehyde dehydrogenase (NADP(+)) — MCVTQAAVTPQQEESAVSAPVWSVDPRTGKQREQVAVEATAEEVDRVVRAAHAARGSLADRAVRAALLRTAADLLDEARDQLVEAADAETALGPARLTGELARTTYQLRSFATIVDEGAFLDVRIDHADATQTPPWPDLRRYKLPLGVVAVYAASNFPLAFSVPGGDTASALAAGCPVIVKAHPDHPATSEVAASALRRAAERVGVPADVIAVVHGFDAGLELVKHPLIAAAGFTGSVRGGRALHDAAASRPVPIPFHGELGSLNPVVVTEAAASERGDQIGAGLAGSMTLGVGQFCTKPGFVLAPAGPAGDGLLKSLTDAVSNTDAGVLLDHRMRDNFVAGIKERVELADVEAPVTPGSGGEHTVSAGFLTVPARRLVEGGPHDVLLEECFGPVTVVARYESDDEISAVLGRLPGNLTATVHLSAAEGEGTEGRAGELIAELTPLAGRVLVNGWPTGVAVAPAQHHGGPYPATTSTSTSVGGTAVERWLRPVAYQDTPAALLPPELRAENPLELPRRINGVREQRG; from the coding sequence ATGTGTGTGACGCAAGCAGCGGTAACACCACAGCAGGAGGAATCCGCGGTGTCAGCACCAGTGTGGAGCGTCGACCCCCGAACCGGAAAGCAGCGTGAGCAGGTAGCGGTCGAAGCCACGGCGGAGGAGGTCGACCGCGTGGTGCGCGCGGCGCACGCCGCCCGCGGCTCCCTGGCCGATCGCGCGGTGCGCGCCGCCCTGCTGCGCACCGCCGCCGATCTGCTCGACGAGGCCCGTGACCAGCTGGTCGAGGCCGCCGACGCGGAGACCGCCCTCGGTCCCGCCCGGCTCACCGGTGAACTCGCCCGCACCACCTACCAGCTGCGGTCGTTCGCGACCATCGTGGACGAGGGCGCCTTCCTCGACGTCCGCATCGACCACGCCGACGCCACCCAGACCCCGCCCTGGCCCGATCTGCGCCGCTACAAGCTGCCGCTCGGCGTCGTCGCCGTCTACGCCGCCAGCAACTTCCCGCTCGCCTTCTCCGTGCCCGGCGGGGACACCGCCAGCGCCCTCGCCGCGGGCTGCCCGGTGATCGTCAAGGCCCACCCCGACCACCCCGCAACCTCCGAGGTGGCCGCCTCCGCGCTGCGCCGCGCCGCCGAGCGGGTCGGGGTGCCCGCCGATGTGATCGCGGTGGTGCACGGCTTCGACGCGGGTCTTGAGCTGGTCAAGCACCCGCTGATCGCCGCCGCCGGGTTCACCGGCTCGGTCCGCGGCGGCCGCGCCCTGCACGACGCGGCGGCCTCCCGGCCGGTGCCGATCCCCTTCCACGGCGAACTGGGCAGCCTCAACCCGGTCGTGGTCACCGAGGCCGCGGCGAGCGAGCGCGGCGACCAGATCGGCGCCGGGCTCGCGGGCTCCATGACGCTGGGCGTCGGCCAGTTCTGCACCAAGCCCGGCTTTGTGCTGGCCCCGGCCGGACCGGCGGGCGACGGCCTGCTGAAGTCCCTCACCGACGCGGTCAGCAACACCGACGCCGGGGTCCTGCTCGACCACCGGATGCGGGACAACTTCGTCGCCGGGATCAAGGAGCGCGTCGAGCTGGCGGACGTCGAGGCCCCGGTCACCCCCGGCTCCGGCGGTGAGCACACCGTCAGCGCGGGCTTCCTGACCGTCCCGGCGCGGCGGCTCGTCGAGGGCGGCCCGCACGATGTGCTGCTGGAGGAGTGCTTCGGCCCGGTGACCGTCGTGGCACGCTACGAGAGCGACGACGAGATCAGCGCGGTGCTCGGGCGGCTCCCGGGCAACCTCACCGCCACCGTCCACCTCTCCGCCGCCGAGGGCGAGGGCACCGAGGGCCGGGCCGGCGAGCTGATCGCCGAGCTCACCCCGCTGGCCGGCCGGGTCCTGGTCAACGGCTGGCCGACCGGTGTCGCGGTCGCCCCCGCCCAGCACCACGGCGGCCCCTACCCGGCCACCACCTCCACCTCCACCTCGGTCGGCGGCACCGCCGTCGAGCGCTGGCTGCGGCCGGTCGCGTACCAGGACACCCCGGCCGCCCTGCTGCCGCCGGAACTGCGCGCCGAGAACCCGCTGGAGCTGCCGCGGCGGATCAACGGCGTCCGGGAGCAGCGCGGCTGA
- a CDS encoding aminotransferase class V-fold PLP-dependent enzyme: MESLAGAEFAPHTTYLTTASSGLIPARSVAAVQAVLDGSAAGQPIVDVSFEAVEASRAAYARLVGVPARRVAAGSSVAVYAGMIATSLPPGAEVLVADGDFSSLVNPFAVRADLKLRSVPLEEIAEAVRPGTALVAVSAVQSADGRIADLAAIREAARAHGARTLVDLSQAAGWFPVNAAEADYTVCVAYKWLMCPRGAAFLTVPEDLGGLTPVFAGWVAGEEPWDSCYGPVRELAHSARRFDESPSVYAYVAARHSLALIEELGTEAIAAHDRALADRFRDGVVALGHRPVAAPGSAIVSVPGLGDAASRLAEAEVHVSARAGNLRASFHLYNTAADVDRLLEKLSG; the protein is encoded by the coding sequence ATGGAGAGCCTGGCGGGCGCCGAATTCGCGCCACACACGACGTATCTCACCACCGCGTCCAGCGGTCTGATCCCCGCACGCTCCGTAGCCGCCGTGCAGGCGGTCCTCGACGGCTCGGCCGCCGGACAGCCCATCGTCGACGTGTCCTTCGAGGCGGTCGAGGCGAGCCGCGCCGCCTACGCCCGGCTCGTCGGCGTACCGGCCCGGCGCGTCGCCGCCGGCAGCTCGGTCGCCGTGTACGCGGGGATGATCGCCACCTCGCTGCCGCCCGGGGCCGAAGTCCTGGTGGCCGACGGCGACTTCAGCTCCCTGGTCAACCCCTTCGCCGTCCGCGCCGACCTCAAGCTGCGCAGCGTGCCGCTGGAGGAGATCGCGGAGGCGGTGCGTCCCGGTACGGCGCTGGTGGCCGTGAGCGCGGTCCAGTCGGCGGACGGGCGGATCGCCGACCTCGCCGCCATCCGGGAGGCGGCCCGGGCCCACGGGGCCCGCACGCTGGTGGACCTCAGCCAGGCGGCCGGCTGGTTCCCGGTGAACGCCGCCGAGGCCGACTACACGGTCTGTGTGGCCTACAAGTGGCTGATGTGCCCGCGCGGGGCCGCCTTCCTGACCGTGCCCGAGGACCTCGGCGGACTCACCCCCGTCTTCGCGGGCTGGGTCGCGGGCGAGGAGCCCTGGGACAGCTGCTACGGCCCGGTGCGGGAACTCGCCCACTCCGCACGGCGCTTCGACGAGAGCCCGAGCGTGTACGCGTACGTCGCGGCCCGGCACTCCCTCGCGCTGATCGAGGAACTGGGCACCGAGGCCATCGCCGCGCATGACCGCGCACTCGCCGACCGCTTCCGGGACGGGGTCGTCGCGCTCGGCCACCGGCCCGTGGCCGCCCCCGGCTCGGCCATCGTCTCCGTACCGGGCCTGGGTGACGCCGCGTCCCGGCTGGCGGAGGCGGAGGTGCATGTCTCGGCGCGGGCCGGCAACCTCCGCGCCTCCTTCCACCTGTACAACACCGCGGCCGATGTGGACCGGCTGCTGGAGAAGCTGTCCGGCTGA
- the thpD gene encoding ectoine hydroxylase has product MTTVTDLYPTRGAVEVATPRVDPVVWSEPGAPGPLQPSELSDFDRDGFLAIDQLITPDEVAVYRAELDRLVTDPDVRADERSIIEPKSRDVRSVFEVHRISEVFANLVRDPRVVGRARQILGSDVYVHQSRINVKPGFGASGFYWHSDFETWHAEDGLPNMRTVSVSIALTENFDTNGGLMIMPGSHRTFLGCEGATPKDNYKRSLQMQDAGIPSNEALTGFADKHGIKLFTGLAGSATWFDCNCMHGSGDNITPYSRSNVFIVFNSVENTAVEPFAAPVRRPEFIGARDFTPVR; this is encoded by the coding sequence ATGACCACGGTCACTGACTTGTACCCGACCCGTGGTGCCGTGGAGGTGGCCACACCGCGCGTGGACCCGGTGGTGTGGTCCGAGCCCGGGGCTCCGGGGCCGCTGCAACCGTCCGAGCTGAGCGATTTCGATCGTGACGGCTTCCTGGCGATCGACCAGCTGATCACTCCGGATGAGGTCGCGGTGTACCGCGCCGAACTGGACCGGCTGGTCACCGACCCGGACGTGCGCGCCGACGAACGCTCGATCATCGAGCCGAAGTCCAGGGACGTACGGTCGGTGTTCGAGGTGCATCGGATCAGCGAGGTCTTCGCGAACCTGGTGCGCGACCCGCGGGTGGTGGGTCGCGCACGGCAGATCCTGGGCTCGGACGTCTACGTCCACCAGAGCCGGATCAACGTCAAGCCGGGTTTCGGGGCCTCGGGCTTCTACTGGCACTCGGACTTCGAGACCTGGCATGCCGAGGACGGCCTGCCGAACATGCGGACCGTGTCGGTCTCGATCGCCCTGACCGAGAACTTCGACACCAACGGCGGCCTGATGATCATGCCGGGCTCGCACCGCACCTTCCTCGGCTGTGAAGGAGCCACGCCGAAGGACAACTACAAGCGGTCGCTCCAGATGCAGGACGCCGGCATCCCGTCGAACGAGGCCCTCACCGGCTTCGCCGACAAGCACGGCATCAAGCTGTTCACCGGCCTGGCCGGGTCGGCGACGTGGTTCGACTGCAACTGCATGCACGGGTCCGGCGACAACATCACGCCGTACTCCCGCAGCAATGTGTTCATCGTGTTCAACAGCGTGGAGAACACGGCGGTCGAGCCGTTCGCCGCACCGGTCCGCCGGCCGGAGTTCATCGGCGCGAGGGACTTCACGCCCGTGCGGTGA
- a CDS encoding ectoine synthase, with protein sequence MIVRSFKDIEDTERHIKSKSGTWESKRIVLAREGVGFSLHETILYAGTETSMWYANHIEAVLCVEGEAELTNDETGEKHWITPGTMYLLNGHEKHTMRPKTDFRCVCVFNPPITGREDHDENGVYPLITETEEA encoded by the coding sequence GTGATCGTCCGATCCTTCAAGGACATCGAGGACACCGAGAGGCACATCAAGTCCAAGTCCGGCACCTGGGAGAGCAAGCGCATCGTGCTCGCCCGGGAGGGCGTCGGCTTCTCGCTCCACGAGACCATCCTCTACGCGGGCACCGAGACGTCGATGTGGTACGCCAACCACATCGAGGCGGTGCTGTGCGTGGAGGGTGAGGCCGAGCTGACCAACGACGAGACCGGTGAGAAGCACTGGATCACGCCCGGCACCATGTACTTGCTGAACGGGCATGAGAAGCACACCATGCGCCCCAAGACGGACTTCAGGTGCGTCTGTGTCTTCAACCCGCCGATCACCGGACGGGAGGACCATGATGAGAACGGCGTATACCCGCTGATCACCGAGACCGAGGAGGCATGA
- the ectB gene encoding diaminobutyrate--2-oxoglutarate transaminase, whose product MTITPPALSVFEALESEVRSYCRGWPAVFDRAQGSHMYDEDGHTYLDFFAGAGSLNYGHNNPVLKRALIDYIERDGVTHGLDMSTTAKRAFLESFQNNILRPRDLPYKVMFPGPTGTNAVEAALKLARKVKGRESIVSFTNAFHGMSLGSLAVTGNAFKRAGAGIPLVHGTPMPFDNYFDGTVEDFLWFERLLEDQGSGLNKPAAVIVETVQGEGGINVARPEWLRALAELCERQDMLLIVDDIQMGCGRTGAFFSFEEAGITPDIVTVSKSISGYGMPMSLALFKPELDIWEPGEHNGTFRGNNPAFVTAAATLDTYWADGQMEKQTLARGEQVEQALRAICEEQSGAHFRGRGLVWGIEFEDKPRASAVCKRAFELGLLVETSGPESEVVKLLPALTISPEDLDEGLRTLARAVRETA is encoded by the coding sequence GTGACCATCACCCCGCCCGCCCTGAGCGTCTTCGAGGCCCTGGAGTCGGAGGTGCGCAGCTACTGCCGCGGTTGGCCTGCTGTCTTCGACCGCGCGCAGGGCAGCCACATGTACGACGAGGACGGCCACACCTACCTCGACTTCTTCGCCGGAGCCGGGTCGCTCAACTACGGCCACAACAACCCGGTGCTGAAACGGGCACTGATCGACTACATCGAGCGTGACGGCGTCACCCATGGCCTGGACATGTCCACCACGGCCAAGCGCGCGTTCCTCGAGTCGTTCCAGAACAACATCCTGCGGCCGCGCGACCTGCCCTACAAGGTCATGTTCCCGGGCCCGACCGGCACCAACGCCGTCGAGGCCGCGCTCAAACTGGCCCGTAAGGTCAAGGGCCGCGAGTCGATCGTCTCCTTCACCAACGCCTTCCACGGCATGTCGCTGGGCTCGCTGGCCGTGACCGGCAACGCCTTCAAGCGCGCCGGTGCGGGCATCCCGCTGGTCCACGGCACCCCGATGCCGTTCGACAACTACTTCGACGGCACGGTCGAGGACTTCCTGTGGTTCGAGCGCCTGCTGGAGGACCAGGGTTCCGGCCTCAACAAGCCCGCCGCCGTGATCGTCGAGACGGTGCAGGGCGAGGGCGGCATCAACGTGGCCCGGCCCGAGTGGCTGCGCGCCCTGGCCGAGCTGTGCGAGCGCCAGGACATGCTGCTGATCGTCGACGACATCCAGATGGGCTGCGGCCGTACCGGCGCCTTCTTCTCCTTCGAGGAGGCGGGCATCACCCCGGACATCGTGACCGTCTCCAAGTCCATCAGCGGCTACGGCATGCCGATGTCGCTCGCCCTCTTCAAGCCCGAGCTGGACATCTGGGAGCCCGGCGAGCACAACGGCACGTTCCGCGGCAACAACCCCGCGTTCGTCACCGCCGCCGCCACCCTGGACACCTACTGGGCGGACGGCCAGATGGAGAAGCAGACCCTCGCCCGCGGCGAGCAGGTCGAGCAGGCCCTGCGCGCCATCTGCGAGGAGCAGTCCGGCGCCCACTTCCGCGGCCGTGGCCTGGTGTGGGGCATCGAGTTCGAGGACAAGCCGCGTGCCTCGGCGGTCTGCAAGCGCGCCTTCGAACTCGGCCTGCTGGTCGAGACCTCCGGCCCCGAGAGCGAGGTCGTCAAGCTGCTGCCCGCGCTGACGATCTCCCCCGAAGACCTGGACGAGGGGCTGCGGACCCTCGCCCGCGCGGTCCGCGAGACCGCATAA
- the ectA gene encoding diaminobutyrate acetyltransferase — protein sequence MTAAQADLVRSELDLPEGLSLDTPRVEDGAAIWRIARDSKTLDLNSSYSYLLWCRDFAATSVVARGADGGPVGFITGYVRPERPETLVVWQVAVDDAWRGRGLAATLLDGLVKRVTATGVRGIETTITPDNTASNRLFTSFAERHEAALEREVLFHGGLFPDGAHEPEVLYRIGPFGPRADRT from the coding sequence ATGACCGCCGCACAAGCAGACCTAGTCCGTAGCGAATTGGATTTGCCGGAGGGCCTGTCTCTCGACACTCCGCGCGTCGAGGACGGAGCCGCGATCTGGCGAATCGCTCGCGACTCCAAAACCCTGGACCTCAACTCCTCCTACAGCTACCTCCTGTGGTGCCGCGACTTCGCCGCCACATCCGTAGTGGCGCGCGGCGCCGACGGCGGACCGGTCGGCTTCATCACCGGTTACGTCCGGCCCGAGCGCCCCGAGACCCTGGTCGTCTGGCAGGTCGCCGTCGACGACGCCTGGCGTGGCCGCGGGCTCGCCGCCACCCTGCTGGACGGGCTGGTCAAGCGGGTCACCGCGACCGGCGTCCGCGGCATCGAGACCACGATCACCCCGGACAACACCGCCTCGAACCGGCTGTTCACCTCGTTCGCCGAGCGGCACGAAGCCGCGCTCGAGCGTGAGGTGCTCTTCCACGGCGGTCTGTTCCCCGACGGTGCGCATGAGCCCGAGGTGCTCTACCGCATCGGTCCGTTCGGCCCGCGCGCCGACCGGACCTGA
- a CDS encoding SigE family RNA polymerase sigma factor: MPAAALPADPEAEFRDFFERHHAELARLAHLLLGSSDGADDLAADALVAVWHQWDRVRAADHPAAYARGVVANLARSRIRSLVRERRRVALFSSQRPDRVDDPDVSAVVDVQAALVRLPFRKRACVVLRHAFDLSERETARTLGISVGTVKSQTSRGIAELERLLGPPDGEDGKELSAATEAERTGRTVRTLRAGNTGHTGHTSHTGPARHSGHMGHAGHAGGGS, translated from the coding sequence CTGCCCGCCGCCGCCTTACCGGCCGATCCAGAAGCCGAGTTCCGGGACTTCTTCGAGCGGCACCACGCCGAGCTGGCCCGCCTCGCCCATCTGCTGCTCGGCAGCTCCGACGGGGCGGACGACCTGGCGGCCGACGCGCTGGTGGCGGTCTGGCACCAGTGGGACCGGGTGCGGGCCGCCGACCACCCGGCAGCGTACGCCCGGGGTGTGGTCGCCAATCTGGCCCGGTCCCGGATCCGGAGCCTGGTGCGCGAGCGGCGCCGCGTGGCGCTCTTCTCCTCGCAGCGCCCCGACCGCGTGGACGACCCGGATGTGTCCGCCGTGGTGGATGTGCAGGCCGCGCTGGTCCGGCTGCCGTTCCGCAAGCGCGCGTGTGTGGTGCTGCGCCACGCCTTCGACCTCTCCGAGCGGGAGACGGCCCGTACGCTGGGCATTTCGGTGGGCACGGTCAAGAGCCAGACCTCACGCGGCATCGCCGAGCTGGAACGGCTGCTCGGCCCTCCGGACGGCGAGGACGGGAAGGAACTGTCCGCGGCCACCGAGGCCGAACGGACAGGACGGACGGTACGAACGCTCCGCGCCGGGAACACGGGCCACACAGGCCACACGAGCCACACCGGCCCAGCCCGCCACTCCGGCCACATGGGCCATGCCGGGCACGCAGGAGGGGGCAGTTGA
- a CDS encoding amidohydrolase family protein, with product MRDSAVLHIKGRVLVGPDTGDAAGDVRDELWVVDGRITFERPSGARDIRLIEGWVLPGLVDAHCHVGLDAHGAVDDSTSEKQALTDRDVGALLLRDAGSPADTRWIDDREDLPRIIRAGRHIARTKRYIRNYAHEIEPEDLVAYVAAEARRGDGWVKLVGDWIDRETGDLGFCWPRGAVEEAIAEAHRLGARVTAHCFAEESLAPLVEAGIDCVEHATGLTEETIPLFAERGVAIVPTLVNIATFPRLALGGEAKFPRWADHMRRLHARRYETVRAAYDAGIPIYTGTDAGGGLAHGLVGQEVAELVKAGIPVRDALSAATWGARDWLGRPGLTEGASADLVVYDADPRADVRVLTTPRRVVLRGRVVG from the coding sequence ATGAGGGATAGCGCGGTGCTCCACATCAAGGGCCGGGTCCTGGTCGGACCGGACACCGGCGACGCTGCCGGGGACGTACGGGACGAGCTGTGGGTGGTCGACGGCAGGATCACCTTCGAGCGGCCGTCCGGGGCCAGGGACATCCGGCTGATCGAGGGCTGGGTGCTGCCCGGCCTCGTCGACGCCCACTGCCATGTCGGACTCGACGCCCATGGGGCGGTGGACGACTCGACGAGCGAGAAGCAGGCGCTGACCGACCGGGACGTCGGGGCGCTGCTGCTGCGGGACGCCGGATCGCCGGCCGACACCCGCTGGATCGACGACCGCGAGGACCTGCCCCGCATCATCCGGGCCGGCCGCCATATCGCCCGCACCAAGCGCTACATCCGCAACTACGCCCATGAGATCGAGCCCGAGGACCTGGTCGCCTATGTGGCCGCGGAGGCGCGGCGCGGCGACGGCTGGGTCAAGCTGGTCGGAGACTGGATCGACCGGGAGACCGGCGACCTGGGGTTCTGCTGGCCGCGCGGCGCGGTCGAGGAGGCCATCGCGGAGGCGCACCGGCTGGGCGCGCGGGTCACGGCGCACTGTTTCGCCGAGGAGAGCCTGGCCCCGCTGGTCGAGGCGGGGATCGACTGCGTCGAGCACGCCACCGGGCTCACCGAGGAGACCATCCCGCTGTTCGCCGAGCGGGGCGTGGCGATCGTGCCGACCCTGGTCAACATCGCCACCTTCCCCCGGCTGGCGCTGGGCGGCGAGGCGAAGTTCCCGCGCTGGGCCGACCATATGCGGCGGCTGCACGCGCGCCGCTACGAGACGGTGCGGGCGGCCTACGACGCGGGCATCCCGATCTACACCGGCACGGACGCGGGCGGCGGCCTGGCCCATGGGCTGGTCGGGCAGGAGGTCGCCGAGCTGGTGAAGGCGGGGATCCCGGTGCGCGACGCGCTCTCGGCGGCGACCTGGGGAGCGCGGGACTGGCTCGGGCGGCCGGGGCTCACCGAGGGCGCCTCCGCCGATCTCGTCGTCTACGACGCGGATCCGCGCGCCGATGTGCGGGTGCTGACGACGCCGCGGCGGGTGGTGCTCCGGGGACGTGTGGTCGGCTGA
- a CDS encoding SCO1860 family LAETG-anchored protein, giving the protein MPTRRLAAATAAAAVSVLGLLPAATAQADTGATTGKAGAVVLRTDLDVSLLNKTVSAPLSVVLNDVHAPATASKTALSATVDGVDGGRPFNVLRADVATARAAADKQRAEGYSNLVNAQVHVPGLAAVPLITVEQVTSKAVCAVGKRPTAHSNLLGSVSVLGQKVTLRTSGTTTVDVPSLGQVRLDLSRTATTSRTAAATALNLKVSVNPLKLNVSEVEGQVTLARATCESPVAAAVEPSPSVGSQTKPEPKPEHLAETGGSSATPYLVAGGALLLAVGGGAVVLARRRRAATTRGDAA; this is encoded by the coding sequence ATGCCCACCCGCCGTCTGGCGGCCGCCACTGCCGCTGCCGCGGTCTCCGTCCTGGGGCTGCTGCCCGCGGCGACCGCGCAGGCCGACACCGGTGCGACCACCGGTAAGGCGGGTGCGGTCGTGCTCCGCACCGATCTCGATGTCTCCCTGCTCAACAAGACCGTCAGCGCTCCGCTCTCGGTCGTGCTGAACGATGTGCACGCGCCCGCGACCGCCAGCAAGACGGCGCTCAGCGCGACCGTGGACGGCGTGGACGGGGGCCGGCCGTTCAATGTCCTGCGGGCCGATGTGGCCACCGCCCGGGCCGCCGCGGACAAGCAGCGGGCCGAGGGGTACTCCAACCTCGTCAACGCCCAGGTCCACGTCCCGGGCCTGGCCGCGGTGCCGCTGATCACGGTCGAGCAGGTGACCTCGAAGGCGGTGTGCGCCGTCGGGAAGCGGCCGACCGCCCACTCCAACCTGCTCGGCAGCGTCAGCGTGCTCGGTCAGAAGGTCACCCTGCGCACGAGCGGCACCACCACGGTCGATGTGCCGTCGCTCGGCCAGGTCCGGCTCGACCTGTCGCGGACGGCCACCACCTCGCGCACGGCGGCGGCCACGGCCCTCAACCTGAAGGTCTCCGTGAACCCGCTCAAGCTGAACGTCTCGGAGGTCGAGGGGCAGGTCACCCTTGCCCGGGCGACCTGTGAGTCGCCCGTGGCCGCGGCGGTCGAGCCCAGCCCGAGCGTGGGCTCCCAGACCAAGCCCGAGCCCAAGCCGGAGCACCTGGCCGAGACCGGCGGCAGCTCGGCCACGCCGTACCTGGTGGCCGGTGGCGCCCTGCTGCTCGCGGTGGGCGGCGGCGCCGTCGTCCTGGCCCGTCGCCGCCGGGCCGCCACCACCCGCGGCGACGCCGCCTGA